The Stenotrophomonas sp. BIO128-Bstrain region CCCGGCCCTCAAATCCAGCGCTGGTCCAGCAGTTCGCGCTTGATGTAGGCGTAGAACACCGGCGCTGCGACCAGCCCTGGCAGCCCGAACGCGGCCTCCATCACCAGCATCGCCAGCAGCAGCTCCCAGGCGCGCGCCTGGATCTCGCCCCCGACGATGCGCGCGTTGAGGAAGTACTCCAGCTTGTGGATGACCACCAGGTACAGCAGTGCGACCACGGCCACGTAGAACGAGACCGACAGCGCGACGATGGTGATGACCGTGTTGGAGATGATGTTGCCCACCACCGGCAGCAGGCCGGCCAGGAAGGTGATCAGCACCAGTGTCTTGGACAGCGGCACATGCACCCCGAACAGCGGCAGCACCCCGAGCAGGAAGATGGCGGTGAACAGGGTGTTGAGCAGGGAGATCTTCACCTGCGCGAACACCACCTGCCGGAAGGCCGTGGCCAGGCGGCTGGTGCGGCCGATCAGCTCCTGCGCCAGCGGCCCCAGCTTCGGCAGCGGCAGCTCGTCGTACAGCGCGATCATCGCACCCAGCACCATGCCGATCAGGATCCGCACGCTGATCTGCACGGCCGAAGTGCCGGCGATGCCGAGCTGCTGGCGGTGGGTGGCGGCCCAGTCGTTCATGGCCGTGCGCAAGGCCTGCAGATCTTCCGGGATGTACGGCTGCAACAGGTCCGGCACCTGGTGGCGGGAGGTGTTGAGGATGTCCATCAGGCGCATCAGCAGCGCATCGGGGCCACCGGTCTCATTGCGGAAGAACGAGGCGATGCCGATCGCGGCCAGGGTCAGCGCGCCGATGATCAGCGCCGACAGCACGATCACCGAATAGGCGCGCGCACGTCCGGGCGGCAGCCTGCCCTCGACGGTGGAGGCCAGCAGGTGGGTCAGGTGGAACACCAGCAGGCCCGACAGCAGGGTCACCACCAGGCCCAGCTTCAAGGTCAGCCACATGCCCAGCAGCATCAGCAGCCAGGCCGCGATGCGGGCGGTGGGTGGCTTGGGCAGCGTGGGAATCACAATGGACATGCGGGGGCATCCAGACGGGTGGCCCATGGTAGTGGATGTGGTGTGGGCGGAGCCTGTGGCCTTGGGGGAAACGTTCAAAATACAGCCAGCCGCGCGTTGCCAACCGCGTAACGGATGCATGCCATGCCCAACAAAAAAGCCCTCGCTGTGCGAGGGCTTTTTGATCACATCCGCTTAGAACGGTTGTGAACCCACAGATCGCAGCGCTCTCAACGCGAAACCATCGCAAGTTCCTGTATCTAAAGGCTTTTTCTTGATCATTGAAACTCGCATTTATACATTGAGAGAGGTTTTTGTTGTAAAAGACGGATTTCGAGCCGAAAGCGACCGCCTTTTTCTACATAGGTAGCAATCCTAGCAGCGCGCAGAGGCAAGCGCTTACTTACCGCTTCGGGCACCACCTTTGGCGTGCTGGTCAAGGAACTTGCCCATCGCAACCTTTTTCTTCAGCACGTCGGCCGGGATCTCGAGCCCCTCTCGTCGCGCAATGGCAACCGCGTACTGGATCTGCGCCTGGGACGGTGGCCTCAAGTCATAGTCCAAGTACATGTCAACGACCGGACCGACAGCCTGCGCAACCCGATTGGCGAGTCGCTGAAGCTTGACCGGATCCGCTCTCGAACACTGCTCCCGACGTCCCCCCGCTTTCAGTAGCGGAGCTGTTTGGAGCCCGGCTTTATCGTAGCGGTTTCACCGCCAGCTGTTGGGCATAGGCGGCAGGCGTTAGCCCGCCGAGCGATTTCTTCGGCCGCTCTTCGTTGTACTCCCGCCGCCAGCGCTCGATCTCGGTGCGCGCGTGCAGCAGTGTCGGGAACCAGTGTTCGTTGAGGCATTCGTCGCGCAGGCGTCCGTTGAACGATTCAACGTAAGCGTTCTGATTCGGCTTGCCCGGCTGGATCAGACGCAGCGACACGCCACGTTCGTGCGCCCAGGCCACCATTGCCTTGCCGCAGAATTCCTTGCCGTTATCGGTCCGGATCACCTTCGGCAGGCCACGGCTGAGTGCCAGGCGGTCCAGCACGCGGCTGACGCCGTGGCCCGAAATCGCACGCTCGACCTCGATTGCCACCGCCTCGTGGCTGGCGTCATCCACAATCACCAGACACTTGATGACACGGCCGTCGGCTGTGCGATCGAAGATAAAGTCCATCGACCACACCTCGTTGGCCGCAACCGGACGAATCAGTGGTTGCCGTTCGCCCAGGGGCACCTTCTTGCGCTTGCGCCGCCGCACCTGCAGTTTCGCCTGCTGATACAGCCGCTCGACGCGCTTGTAGTTCACGACCTGGCCGCCTTGCCGCAGCTTGAGGTAGATCATGCCCACCCCGTAGCGCTTGTGCCGATGCGCCAAGGCCTGGATCTGCGCCCGCAGTTCTACATTGCGGTCCGGACGAGGCGTGTAGCGCAGTGCGCTGGCACTCATGCCGACCACGCGCAGAGCGCGCCGCTCGCTGAGTCCTTTTCTTGCCATGTAGCGCACCTGCTCGCGTCGGGCGGGTGCGCTCACCATTTTTTTCGCAGCACGTCCTTGATCACCTCGTTCTCGAGGACCTGCTCGGCCAACAGCTTCTTCAACCGCGCGTTCTCGGTCTCCAGTTCCTTCAGGCGCTTGGCCTCCGACACATTCATGCCGCCGAACTTGCTGCGCCACAGGTAGTACGACGCCTCGCTGAAGCCGTGCCGACGGCACAGCTCCTTGACCGGCAGCCCGGCCTCGGCCTCACGCAAGAAGCCGATGATCTGCTCTTCGCTGAAACGCTTTTTCACGTCCAATCTCCTTCTCGTTGGGGATTGGACTCCAAAGCAGCTTGCTACTCAATTGAGGGGGGGCGTCGCTCCTGAAGCGACTCCAGCAGACCAGCTTCCAGCGGAAGCTCGAGCATCACACCGCGTTCTGGGTCCAGCAACATTAGAGGCATAGTCACCGCCTGTTTTAGATAGGCGTCCCATAAGGGACTGGCGCTAAAGGTAGCATGCTGAGGGCGGAGCAAAGCTGAGCCAGCACGCGCTGAAGGACTTGCTGCCGCTAAAAGCTCCCTCAGGCTCAGCGGCCTGGCGATCGCTTCAGCTACCTAGGGATTCGGTGAGAAATGGCTACGCACTGAGCCGCTGCGCGGCCCCGCGATGTCGAAAACCCACGCATGAACCCCCGATCTGTGCCCGATCTGTGCCCAAAGCGGCGCTTGCGCGGCCGCTTCCTACCCGCCAGACTCGCAAAAAAGGGCGGTTGAACTTCCTATACCCGCTTCCGCATCGCCGGCCGGCTGAACTACGCCGACACCGACGACCATCGCGACCGCCTGGCGAACGCGCGCTTCATCGAAGGCAACGCCGGCTTCGCCTGGCGGCCGTGGGATAGCGCGCGCTGGGAAATGTTCGGCCGCTACACCTACCTGTACGACCTCTCCAGCCTGGGCCAGCGCGAGCAGGACTACGACCAGAAAACCCAGGTGCTGTCGGTGGAAGGCGTCTACCGCCACGACCAGCATTGGGAAGTGGCCGGCAAGCTCGCCCGGCGCGAGGGCGAGGTGCGCTACGGACGCGGCAGCGGGCCGTGGTTCGACTCGGCCACCGACTTCGCCGCGCTACAGCTGCGCTACGAGGTGGTCTACGCCTGGCACGCGCTGGCCGAATACCGCTGGCTGGACGTGCAGGCCGGCGGCACGCGGCAGGGCTGGCTGGTCGGACTGGACCGCGACATCGGCAAGAACTTCCGCATCGGCGCCGGCTACAACTTCACCGAGTTCAGCGACGACCTGACCGACTTCGACTACGACCACGAGGGCTGGTTCCTCAACATGGTCGGGATGTACTGAGGGTGCCGGTCCACGCAAGACCGTCGACGTTCAGCCGTCCACGGTCTCCTCGCCGCCATCCTTGGACAGCTCTTCGGCCCGGCGCTCATCCAGGTGGCGCTGCAGGCGGGCCACGTCTTCGGGCGACCAGTCGTCGATGCCGGTGACTTCCAGCCAGGCGTTGATGTAGTGCGATGGCGCGTAGACGTGGCCGAAACCCATTGGTGCGCTCATCGACAGCGAAGTATCCATTGCCATCTGCATCATCGTCACGACCGGATACCAGCGCATCGCCGGGGATACGTCCGGCGGGCGCGGGGCATCGAGCAGTTCCGGTTCGCGGAACAAGCCGTGACGGTCGAAGAACGTCACCGCGTCGCTGCCGTACTGCAGGTAGACCACGCGCATCGGGCCCCACGGCGTGCCGGGCGGGGTGGAGCTGCCGTCCTGGTTCATGAAGCGGACGAACGAGCCGTCCTGGAACTGCGGCAGCCACACCGGCGAACCGGGATTGCGCGAGCGGGTCAGCCCGGCCCACTTGCTGGCGGCGAACGGAGGTCCGCTCCAGACCGCGCCATCGAATGGTTCGCCGAGCAGCTCGAACATCTCGAACGAGCGTTCCGAATTGAGCGCGCCCAGGCTCAGGCCGTGCAGGTACAGCTTCGGCCGCCGCTCGGGCGGCAGCGTGCGCCAGTAGCCGTAGACCTCGCGGAACAGTGCGCGCGCGGTGACCCCGCCTGTGTCCGGATCCAGGAACAGCGTCAGCGGACTGGACAGGTACGAGTACTGCACCGCGACGCTGGCCACATCGCCGCGGTAGAGATATTCGATGCCGTCGATGCCGGACGGGTCGACCCAACCGGTGCCGGTCGGAGTGATGATGATCAGCGCCTTGCGCTCGAAGCCGCCGACGCGCTTGAGTTCTTCCAGCGCCAGCTGGGCGCGCTCTTCGGGCGTGTCGCCGGTGGGCAGGCCCGCGTACACGCGCAGCGGCGCCTTGGCGCCGGGACCGGCGTAGGCGGCGAGTTCGTCGGCGGTGGGGCGGGCATCGACGTAGCGCCGGCCCATGCGCCCGAGCTGGTTCCAGGCCACTAGCGACTGCGCGCTGCCGGGGCTGTCCCATTCGGTCGGCGGCGGCATGTCGGGCGGGATCAGTGCATCGGCCTGGCGATAGGAGGCGTCCAGGGTGTCCAGCAACGAGGACAGGATCACGCCGTTGACCAGGCCCACCAGCAGCAGCACGCCGGCGATCGCACCGACCACGTGCGCGATCCGTCGCGGCACCTTGTGGGTGACCAGGCGCATCACCGCCTTGATGATCATCAGCGCGATGCGGCCCAGCACGACCAGCAGCAGCGCCACGACCGCCGCACCCGCGAGTACGCCCAGGATGCGCGATGGACCGGCGGGAGCCAGGTGCATCAGTTCGCGGACGATGTTTTCCCAATGCTGGCTGCGCCAAAGCGCGAGCGCGGCGATGACCGCGCAGGCGACGACCGCGATACGGCGGCGACGCGGCTGTCCCGCCGGCCCGGGGAGCGGCAGCTCCAGGTATCCCCACAGCCAGCGCAGCAGCACGCCCAGGCCGTAGCCGGCGGCCAGGCACATGCCCGACAGCACCGCCTGCGCGACCGTGATCCGTGGCGTGAGGCTGGGCGTGAGCGAGGCGGCGAAGAACAACGTCCCCAGCACGAGCCCGGTATTGCCAAGGCGCGCCAGCAGCGAACGCCGGAGCCGGGTGAACCAGCCATCGGATGTAGTACCGGAAGCGAGTGCAGCGTCGTCGTCCTGTCGCATCAAGTATCCCCTGCGAGTGGTCCCCTTGGGCCAATATGCCGGCCACGGATAGGCGTTTTAACCGCATGAGGCCAAGTATCGCACCGCGGAAGCGCCATCAAGCCGGCTGAGACACTCGATTTTCCCGCCCAGGTGTCAGGTTCACCACCAGGGTTTGGCGTTCAGGAGAGTGATTTGCGGCGCTCGGCGTGTACCGGGCGCAGAGCCAGTTCGCGGCAAGTCAAAATCGCCGCTTTGTTCATTCACCAACTGATGCGCTGATCGACCTCAAAGTCCGGTGCCGGTTGCGCCGCTAGGTCCCAGTCTGCTGGCTCGGTTTGCGCCCCGTCATCCATCTGCGCATCACTACAGTCATCCCACAGCGGTGGCCCGCGCGCCGGGGAGATGCGGGGTGGCTCTGAATCTGCCCCGATGTGGTCCAGGATGTGCCGGATGTCAGCGCTGTGCGTAATGAACGCGATGATGCGCATATGCCCGCCACACAGCGGACACAAGAGGGGGAACACCTCGTAGATGCGGGCGATCAGCACCGCCCACAGGTAGTGCGCTGCACGCTTGGGCAGCACCGGCTCGCTCTGGGATGGCAGCGCGCTGCTCATCGGTACCACACCAGGCGCGCACTCCCCCGTGCTGATCGACGCGCCCAGCACGGGAGCGGCTCGCGCCGGTGTCGCCAGCGCCGTCACCGCAGCCCTGAGCGGCGAGTTGGGTGCCAACACGCCAAAATAGCGGTGCCGGTGGGTGCGTGGCGGGGGAACCAGCGCGGCAATGCGGTCGATCAGCTCCAGCGGTGTGAGGTGCAGCTCATAAAGGCCGATATGAACCGGCCGGGGCGGGCGCAAGCCTGAGCAGCCATTCCCTGCACCGGAGTGTTTCGTGCCGCGCCTCGCCGCGACCGTGTCGCAGCTGCAGGATGCCGTGGCGCACGCAACGTCGCCGGCAGCGCATCTGCCCACGGCTCGCTATGCGCCTCACCGTCCCGAGCGCACGCTGCTGTATTCGCTGGTGCAGGCGCATTGGCCGGACTTTCTCGCGCGCCGTGAGGTAGAAGACCGCCCGCTGCCCGAGCATGTGCGCGAGGAGTTCGAGACCTACCTGCGCTGCGGCGTGCTCGAGCACGGCTTCCTGCGCGTGGTCTGCGAGCACTGTCGTGCCGAGAGGCTAGTGGCGTATTCCTGCAAGAAGCGCGGCTTCTGCCCGAGTTGCGGCGCGCGACGCATGGCCGAGTCGGCGCGGCACCTGGTCGAGGAGGTGTTCGGCCCGCGGCCTGTGCGGCAATGGGTGCTGAGCTTTCCGTACCCCTTGCGTTTCCTGTTCGCCAGCAAGCCAGAAGCCATTGGCCCGGTGCTGGGCATCGTGCAGCGCGTGATCGCCGGCTGGTTGGCCGATCAAGCCGGCATCGACCGCGCCAGCGCCCAGTGCGGTGCGGTGACCCTGATCCAGCGCTTCGGCAGCGCGCTGAACCTGAATGTTCACTTCCACATGCTGTGGCTCGACGGCGTGTACGACGCGAACGTCGAGCCGCCGCGGCGCAAGCCGCGCCTGCGCCGCGCCCCCACCTCTGCGCAACTGACGCAGCTCGCCAACACCATCGCGCATCGCGTCTGCCGGCACCTGTCGCGCCGCGGCTGGCTCGAAGGCGAAGACGAATCCGTGTTCCTGTCCGACAGCGCGGGTAGCGACGACGGCATGGATGGGCTGCGGATGAGTTCGATGACCTACCGCATCGCCACCGGTCGCGACGCTGGCCGCAAGGTCGTCACGCTGCAAACATTGCCCGGTGACGCAGGCTCGCTGGAGGGCGATGCCGGCAAGGTCGGTGGCTTCTCGCTGCATGCCGGCGTGGCCGCGGAAGCACACGAGAGCCACAAGCTCGAAAAGCTGTGCCGCTACATCACGCGCCCGGCGATCAGCGAGCAGCGGCTATCGATCTCGCCACAGGGCAGGGTGCGTTACCAGCTCAAGACGCCGTGGCGAAATGGGACCACGCATGTCGAATGGGATGCGGTGGACTTCATCGCCAAGCTGGCGGCACTGGTCCCGCCACCTCGCGCGCATCTCACCCGCTTCCACGGCGTATTCGCCCCGAATGCAAACCTGCGCGCGCAGCTGACGCCCTCGGGGCGCGGCAGGCGGCCTGCGGGCGATGCGGCGCCGGTTGACGCAAGCGCCCACGACGAGCCGCGCAGCCCCGAGCAGAAGCGCCGTGCGATGAGCTGGGCGCAACGGCTCAAGCGGGTCTTTTCCATCGACATCACCACCTGCGCCCACTGCGGCGGCGCGGTGCGGATCGTCGCCAGCATCGAGGAACCCACCGCCATCCGCGCCATCCTCGCCCACTTCGAGAAGCACGGCGCGCTGGAGCAAGCGCACTACCGGCCCGCAGCGCGCGCGCCGCCGCCGGCCGCGTGACGAGGTGCCGGCCACACAGCCGGCAGCCAAGCCAGAGTCGGATCCGATGCGGCCACGACCCCGCAGGGCTGCGCTCGGCCCTGTGCCGGGATTCGGTGAGAAATGGCTACGCACTGAGCCGCTGCGCGGCCCCGCGATGTCGAAAACCCACGCATGAACCCCCGATCTGTGCCCGATCTGTGCCCAAAGCGGCGCTTGCGCGGCCGCTTCCTACCCGCCAGACTCGCAAAAAAGGGCGGTTGAACTTCCTATACCCAATGGTGCACGCGTCGAGGATCGATCCAAGTTCGAGATCAACGAGATTGCCGTCCTTGACGCGGTATTCGCGGTCATAGCCCTTGGCGATGAACGACTGGACTGCTTCTAGAACGTCGGTCACTTCGGATGTCATGCGCGCACTTTCATATCGAGTTGGATTGGACGCGCTTCCGCACAAGTCGTGCTTTGGTCCATCAGATGACGGAGAAGAGCGCGGAGTGCGGAGTTCATAGCCACTTGGACTTCTTGAAGCGCACGAACAGGATGAGGCTGGACACCGCGATCAGCCCGAGCACGACGAAGTAGCCATAGGTCGTGTTCAGTTCCGGCATGTTCTTGAAGTTCATGCCGTATATTCCGGCGATCGCCGTCGGGACTGCGAGTATCGCCGCCCAGGCAGCGAGCTGGCGGGTGACCACCCCGATCCTTTGCGCTTCCAGAAGGCTGCTGGCCTCAAAGACCGTGGACAGGACAAGCAGGAGGCCGTCGACCATGGACTGCACGCGGTGGACATGGTCCGCGACGTCGTGGAAATATGGTGTCATTTCGGCGCTGATGCAGGGAAAGTGGCCGCGAACGAGCTTTCGCACCAGCTCGGCCATAGCCCCGAGCGTGCGCTGGAACCGCGTGAGTTCGGACCTTAGTTCGAAGATTCGCGCCACCTCTTCTGGCCCGAGGAAGTCGTGCAGCGACCGTCGTTCCATGGCCAGGACGTCGTCCTCGATCATTTCGAAGATGGGCAGATACTGGTCGACCACGCGGTGCAGGATCGCATGCAGCACATAGTCGACACCCTTGCCGAACTGCGTCGGCGATGCCTCGAGTTGCGCCCGAAGTTTGCCCAGCGCTCCGGCGTTGCCGTGCCGCACGGTGATGAGGTGATTGTGACCGGTGAAGATCGCCATCTTGCCGTAGCTGATCCGGTCGCCGACCAGTTCGGCGGTCTGCGCGACGATGTATAGCTCATCGTTGTAGACTTCGAGCTTGGGCGGGCACAGCGGGTGCATCGCGTTGTCGATTGCCAGCGGATGCAGATTGTACGTCGTTTGGATCGCGCGAAGTTCGTCGTCGGTAGGCTCGCTGAGCGCGATCCAGCAGAAGCCCGAACGACTCTCGCCCAGTTCAATGCGCTCGTCGAGCGCGATTTCCCGGACTCGCTTGCCTTCGTTGTAATAATAAGCGGCGATGATGGTCATGCAGGCCTCGCAGGAATTCGCAGGCCACGCTGTACCGCGGGCCGCGCCAGCCCGCGCCCGACCCATGCCTGGACGTTAGGATAGCTGCTAAGGCCGAGGATGTCGCCAGCAGCGTAAAATTCAACCAGCGCATTCACCCAGCCAAACGTCGCGATGTCCGCGATCGAGTAATCATCGACAATCCATTCGCGGTCTTCCAGGCGGCGATCTAGGACCCCGAGAAGACGCTTGGATTCATCGATAAAGCGCTGCCGAGGCCGCTTGTCCTCATAATCCTTGCCAGCAGATCGCAGGAAAAAGCCAAGCTGGCCGAAGGTCGGCCCGATGCCGGACACTTGAAAGAACACCCAGGCCAGAGTCTCGTATCGTTGGGTGGGTGTGGTTGAGATGAACTGGCCAGTCTTTTCGGCCAGATAGACGAGGATCGCACCGGTTTCCCATATGCCAATGGGCTGGCCGTCAGGGCCAGCCGGATCGATGATCGCGGGTATGCGGCCGTTGGGATTCAACGACACGAACGCTGGATCTTTCGATTCGTTGTTCGAGATGTCGACGAAGTGGGGCTCGTACGGCAGGCCAGTCTCCTCCAGCATCATCGAGACCTTGACGCCGTTGGGCGTGGGGGCCGCGTATAGTTGCAGGCGATCCGGATAAGATGCTGGCCAGCGCTGCGTGATGGGAAAGGAGGAGAGGTCTGTCATATCTGGATCCTGGCACTGCGACGGCGGCTGAATGAAATGATCTGCTTCAAGGCCAGGTTCGACGACCGCGTCGATTGACGCGGTCGTCGAAGGTTGCGAACCGGATCGACGCGACACGGACGGCAGCGAAGCTTATTCCGCTGCAGCCCCGGCCGCAGGGCTCATATCGCCGGCCTCACGCCGCTTCGGAAGAACCCAGTCGGGACGGGGGAAGTGGCATGTGTAGCCACCCGGCCGTTTCTCCAGATAATCTTGGTGGTCGGGCTCGGCCTCCCAGAAATCTCCGACCGGGACGACTTCAGTGACCACTATGCCTTTCCACAGCCCGGAGGCATCCACGTCGGCGATCGTGTCCTCGGCGACGCGCTTCTGCTCCTCGTCGACGTAATAGATGCCCGACCGGTAGGAGAGCCCAATATCACCGCCCTGGCGGTTCTTGGTCGTCGGATCGTGGATCTGGAAGAAATATTCCAGGATGTTCCGGTAGCTCGTCACCGCCGGGTCGAAAACGATCTCGATCGCCTCGGCATGCGTGCCGTGATTGCGATAAGTGGCGTTCGGAACATCGCCGCCAGTGTAACCTACACGAGTCGAGACGATGCCGGGCCGCTTGCGGATCAGATCCTGCATGCCCCAGAAACATCCGCCTGCGAGAATAGCGCGCTGATGCATGTTAAGCCTCCTCTACCTGATCGAGATATTCACCGTATCCCTCGGCCTCCATTTCGTCGCGCGGGATGAAGCGAAGGGACGCTGAGTTGATGCAGTAGCGCAGACCGCCGCGGTCGGAAGGACCATCTGGGAACACGTGGCCGAGATGGCTGTCGGCATGTACCGACCTGACCTCCGTCCGGACCATGCCGTGTGCGCTGTCCCGCACCTCGTTCACGTTTGCCGGAACGATCGGCTTGGTGAAGCTGGGCCAGCCAGTACCCGAATCGAACTTGTCCGTTGAAGCGAACAGCGGCTCGCCCGACACTATGTCGACGTAGATGCCAGGCTCCTTGTTGTCGTTGTGCTCGCCCGTGAAGGGCCTTTCGGTCCCCGACTCCTGGGTAATCCGGCGTTGCTCGGGGGTCAGGCGGTCAACTGCTGTCTGTGACTTTTCAAACTTCATGATAGTCTCCAATAATTAATCTAGAGCCGACATTCCCCAAGTGGCCTGCCGCTTGACTTCAAGATCGCCTGATTTTGCTCGCTGGGCAAGCGTTTTTCGCCCCGAGCGGTGTCTGTCGTCGCGCAAACGGCCGAAGTCGGGTGGATCAAGCCTCGAACCCGCAGCATTCTGGCCCGGCAGAGCCGCTTTTCCGCGCGGCAGACGGACCTGTCCTGCCGCTTTCGTTCAGCTTGGGCATGGATCGTGGTCATGCGCATGACGGAGGCGTTCGAAGACGGCGGATGGCGGCAAGGACGGCCCGCACCATCGGGCCGGTGACGGCGACCTCGGCCAACTGGAAGGTAATGGCGCGGGCGTGGCGGACGACGCGGGCGCCGATCTTGATCAGCTTGAGTTGCAGGCTGGTCAACGACCAGTCCGCCATGGCCTCGGGCAGTTCGATGCAGCGCAGGAAGGAGAGGCTGGTGGCGTATTCCTGCAAGAAGCGCGGGCTGTGCCCGAGCTGCGGCGCACGGCGCATGGCCGAGTCGGCGCGGCATCTGGTGGACGAGGTGTTCGGCCCGCGGCCTGTGCGGCAATGGGTGCTGAGCTTTCCGTACCCCTTGCGTTTCCTGTTCGCCAGCAAGCCAGAAGCCATTGGCCCGGTGCTGGGCATCGTGCAGCGCGTGATCGCCGGCTGGTTGGCCGATCAAGCCGGCATCGACCGCGCCAGCGCCCAGTGCGGTGCGGTGACCCTGATCCAGCGCTTCGGCAGCGCGCTGAACCTGAATGTTCACTTCCACATGCTGTGGCTCGACGGCGTGTACGACGCGAACGTCGAGCCCCCGCGGCGCAAGCCGCGCCTGCGCCGCGCCCCCACCTCTGCGCAACTGACGCAGGTCGCCAACACCATCGCGCATCGCGTGTGCCGGCACCTGTCGCGCCGCGGCTGGCTCGAAGGCGAAGACGAATCCGTGTTCCTGTCCGACAGCGCGGGTAGCGACGACGGCATGGATGGGCTGCGGATGAGTTCGATGACCTACCGCATCGCCACCGGTCGCGACGCTGGCCGCAAGGTCGTCACGCTGCAAACATTGCCCGGTGACGCAGGCTCGCTGGAGGGCGACGCCGGCAAGGTCGGCGGCTTCTCGCTGCATGCCGGCGTGGCCGCGGAAGCACACGAGAGCCACAAGCTCGAAAAGCTGTGCCGCTACATCACGCGCCCGGCGATCAGCGAGCAGCGGCTATCGATCTCACCGCAGGGTAGGGTGC contains the following coding sequences:
- a CDS encoding glutathione S-transferase N-terminal domain-containing protein produces the protein MTDLSSFPITQRWPASYPDRLQLYAAPTPNGVKVSMMLEETGLPYEPHFVDISNNESKDPAFVSLNPNGRIPAIIDPAGPDGQPIGIWETGAILVYLAEKTGQFISTTPTQRYETLAWVFFQVSGIGPTFGQLGFFLRSAGKDYEDKRPRQRFIDESKRLLGVLDRRLEDREWIVDDYSIADIATFGWVNALVEFYAAGDILGLSSYPNVQAWVGRGLARPAVQRGLRIPARPA
- a CDS encoding AI-2E family transporter, whose protein sequence is MSIVIPTLPKPPTARIAAWLLMLLGMWLTLKLGLVVTLLSGLLVFHLTHLLASTVEGRLPPGRARAYSVIVLSALIIGALTLAAIGIASFFRNETGGPDALLMRLMDILNTSRHQVPDLLQPYIPEDLQALRTAMNDWAATHRQQLGIAGTSAVQISVRILIGMVLGAMIALYDELPLPKLGPLAQELIGRTSRLATAFRQVVFAQVKISLLNTLFTAIFLLGVLPLFGVHVPLSKTLVLITFLAGLLPVVGNIISNTVITIVALSVSFYVAVVALLYLVVIHKLEYFLNARIVGGEIQARAWELLLAMLVMEAAFGLPGLVAAPVFYAYIKRELLDQRWI
- a CDS encoding alpha/beta-hydrolase family protein, whose product is MRQDDDAALASGTTSDGWFTRLRRSLLARLGNTGLVLGTLFFAASLTPSLTPRITVAQAVLSGMCLAAGYGLGVLLRWLWGYLELPLPGPAGQPRRRRIAVVACAVIAALALWRSQHWENIVRELMHLAPAGPSRILGVLAGAAVVALLLVVLGRIALMIIKAVMRLVTHKVPRRIAHVVGAIAGVLLLVGLVNGVILSSLLDTLDASYRQADALIPPDMPPPTEWDSPGSAQSLVAWNQLGRMGRRYVDARPTADELAAYAGPGAKAPLRVYAGLPTGDTPEERAQLALEELKRVGGFERKALIIITPTGTGWVDPSGIDGIEYLYRGDVASVAVQYSYLSSPLTLFLDPDTGGVTARALFREVYGYWRTLPPERRPKLYLHGLSLGALNSERSFEMFELLGEPFDGAVWSGPPFAASKWAGLTRSRNPGSPVWLPQFQDGSFVRFMNQDGSSTPPGTPWGPMRVVYLQYGSDAVTFFDRHGLFREPELLDAPRPPDVSPAMRWYPVVTMMQMAMDTSLSMSAPMGFGHVYAPSHYINAWLEVTGIDDWSPEDVARLQRHLDERRAEELSKDGGEETVDG
- a CDS encoding IS3 family transposase (programmed frameshift) — its product is MKKRFSEEQIIGFLREAEAGLPVKELCRRHGFSEASYYLWRSKFGGMNVSEAKRLKELETENARLKKLLAEQVLENEVIKDVLRKKLVSAPARREQVRYMARKGLSERRALRVVGMSASALRYTPRPDRNVELRAQIQALAHRHKRYGVGMIYLKLRQGGQVVNYKRVERLYQQAKLQVRRRKRKKVPLGERQPLIRPVAANEVWSMDFIFDRTADGRVIKCLVIVDDASHEAVAIEVERAISGHGVSRVLDRLALSRGLPKVIRTDNGKEFCGKAMVAWAHERGVSLRLIQPGKPNQNAYVESFNGRLRDECLNEHWFPTLLHARTEIERWRREYNEERPKKSLGGLTPAAYAQQLAVKPLR
- the msrB gene encoding peptide-methionine (R)-S-oxide reductase MsrB, with protein sequence MKFEKSQTAVDRLTPEQRRITQESGTERPFTGEHNDNKEPGIYVDIVSGEPLFASTDKFDSGTGWPSFTKPIVPANVNEVRDSAHGMVRTEVRSVHADSHLGHVFPDGPSDRGGLRYCINSASLRFIPRDEMEAEGYGEYLDQVEEA
- a CDS encoding transposase; translated protein: MPRLAATVSQLQDAVAHATSPAAHLPTARYAPHRPERTLLYSLVQAHWPDFLARREVEDRPLPEHVREEFETYLRCGVLEHGFLRVVCEHCRAERLVAYSCKKRGFCPSCGARRMAESARHLVEEVFGPRPVRQWVLSFPYPLRFLFASKPEAIGPVLGIVQRVIAGWLADQAGIDRASAQCGAVTLIQRFGSALNLNVHFHMLWLDGVYDANVEPPRRKPRLRRAPTSAQLTQLANTIAHRVCRHLSRRGWLEGEDESVFLSDSAGSDDGMDGLRMSSMTYRIATGRDAGRKVVTLQTLPGDAGSLEGDAGKVGGFSLHAGVAAEAHESHKLEKLCRYITRPAISEQRLSISPQGRVRYQLKTPWRNGTTHVEWDAVDFIAKLAALVPPPRAHLTRFHGVFAPNANLRAQLTPSGRGRRPAGDAAPVDASAHDEPRSPEQKRRAMSWAQRLKRVFSIDITTCAHCGGAVRIVASIEEPTAIRAILAHFEKHGALEQAHYRPAARAPPPAA
- a CDS encoding magnesium and cobalt transport protein CorA, producing the protein MTIIAAYYYNEGKRVREIALDERIELGESRSGFCWIALSEPTDDELRAIQTTYNLHPLAIDNAMHPLCPPKLEVYNDELYIVAQTAELVGDRISYGKMAIFTGHNHLITVRHGNAGALGKLRAQLEASPTQFGKGVDYVLHAILHRVVDQYLPIFEMIEDDVLAMERRSLHDFLGPEEVARIFELRSELTRFQRTLGAMAELVRKLVRGHFPCISAEMTPYFHDVADHVHRVQSMVDGLLLVLSTVFEASSLLEAQRIGVVTRQLAAWAAILAVPTAIAGIYGMNFKNMPELNTTYGYFVVLGLIAVSSLILFVRFKKSKWL
- the msrA gene encoding peptide-methionine (S)-S-oxide reductase MsrA → MHQRAILAGGCFWGMQDLIRKRPGIVSTRVGYTGGDVPNATYRNHGTHAEAIEIVFDPAVTSYRNILEYFFQIHDPTTKNRQGGDIGLSYRSGIYYVDEEQKRVAEDTIADVDASGLWKGIVVTEVVPVGDFWEAEPDHQDYLEKRPGGYTCHFPRPDWVLPKRREAGDMSPAAGAAAE